In the genome of Microcoleus vaginatus PCC 9802, the window GGCACGCTCGACCAACTGTCAGCGTAAGCAGAACCGTTGCTGCTACCGCGTCCGAGGCGATAAGCCGTCTCTCTGTCAGTGAGATAATCAACTAAAATTCCATCCTTGACAACGTACCAATCTTGTGACTTTACGCCCTCATCATCGTAACCCATTGTACTGCGGCCACCTGGTTGAGTGCGATCGCACTTAAAATTCACCCAAGGTGCAGCGTATTGCAGTTTATTTAACTTATCAGTAGTAGCAAAGCTCGTGCCAGCAAAATTAGATTCGTAGCCGTAAACCCGGTCTAATTCAGTTGGATGTCCTACTGATTCGTGGATGGTCAAATACAAATTTGTCGGCTTAAGAATCAGGGATTTGCAAATACCAGCAGGGATTTTGGTAGCGCGGACTTTCTCAATAGCTTCGGCGGCAACTCTTTCAACTTGACTCAACAAATCATCGGGATTAATATGTTCGTAACCGATATTAAGTGGGGGGCGTTCGTAACTGCGACTTTGGGCATCGCCGCCTGCAATTGCCGTACAGCTAAAACCCGGATAGCTGCGGTAGATTGTTTGTTCGATTAGCGAGCCTTCTGTAGAAGCAAAAACCTTGTCTTCGCGGCTTGACTGCAAAAAAGAATCAGCTTTTTTGATGCCTTGTGCGCCGTGTGCTAGCAGCTTCTCGTTGATAGTTAGCAGCAGTTCCGCTTTATCAGCAACCGGTACCGAAAAAGGGTCAATGGCGATGGGAGTTATATAGGTATCGACATATTTTTCGACTGGTACTAACCGCACCGGTTCCTTCTGAGTTAAGCGGCTGCCTTTAGCGATTTCTACAGCCAAAGCGACTATTCTTGCAACCTCTGCCGGCGTTTTGCTGTGACTGGCGGCAAACCCCCAAGCGCCGTCTAGAAGCACTCGCACGCCAAAACCGGAACTTACATTATCTGACAGTTGACTTAAAGATCGATCGCGCGCGTAAAGATTCTGCCTTCGGTAACTGCAAAAACGCACATCACCGTATTCGCAACCTGTTTTCCGAATCAAATCTACAGCCAAATTTGCTAACTCGTTAGCAGAGATTTTTGCAGTTAATTGCACCATAGTTATTTGTCATTCGTCATTAGTTGTTAATTATTATAGCGCTTTTTAATTATTTGAACCATTTTCAACAAGCCTTGTATGGGCGGGCAGGATGCCCACCCCACAATAAATTCACTCTTTGTGGAACAGGCATCTTGCCTGTTCTTAAAAATAGTACAAAGAGTGAGTTTAATCGCGGGCAGGATACCCACCCCACAATAAATTCACTCTTTGTGGAACAGGCATCTTGCCTGTTGTTTATTTTTGGGCAATATCTCAGTTTAATCTCACTCCATCTCCTGCAAAACCCCTGTCAAAATTTCCACAATGCGATCGATATGTTCCTTCTCAATAATCAACGGTGGCGACAAAGCAATAATATCACCCGTCGTCCGAATCAGCAACCCTTTTTCATAGCACTGCAAGAAACAATCAAAAGCCCGTTTCCCCGGCTTCCCAGCAATAGATTCTAACTCTATCCCGGCGACAAGTCCCAGATTCCGAACATCAATTACGTGCCGCACTCCCTTCAAAGAATGCACCGCATTCTCCCAATAATCTGCCATCTTATCGGCCCGTTCAAACAGCCTTTCTTCCTCATAAATATCCAGCGTCGCCAAAGCAGCCGCACAAGCCAGAGGATGACCAGAATAAGTATAACCGTGAAAAAGCTCGATCGCATTTTCAGGAGCATTCATAAAAGCATCATAAATGCCTTCTTTGACAAACACCGCCCCCATCGGCACCGTACCGTTAGTTATCCCTTTCGCCGCCGTCACAATATCGGGAACCACCCCAAAATATTCCGTAGCAAAACTAGAGCCTAGCCGTCCGAATCCGGTAATTACCTCATCAAAAATTAGCAGAATTCCGTACTTGTCGCAAATCGCCCGCAGCCGCTCCAAATAACCTTTCGGGGGAATCAAAACCCCTGTAGAACCAGCCACAGGTTCGACAATTACCGCTGCAATATTCGACGCATCGTGCAAAGCGACAATCCGCTCCAATTCATCCGCCAAATGCGCTCCCCATTCCGGTTGTTTGCGGCTGAAAGCATTGTGTTCGAGATTGTGAGTGTGAGGCAAATGATCGACTCCCGTCAGCAAACTGCCAAAAAACTTGCGGTTTGTACCGATACCGCCGACAGAAATTCCCCCAAAACCAACGCCGTGATAGCCGCGTTCCCTACCGATCAATCTTTGGCGAGTTCCTTCACCTTTCACCCGGTGATAAGCAATCGCAATTTTCAAAGCAGTTTCTACAGATTCCGAACCCGAATTAGTAAAGAAAACGCGATCGAAATTGCCCGGAATCATCTTTACTAAACGTTCCGCTAATTCAAAAGCCCCCGGATGTCCCATCTGAAAAGCCGGAGAGTAATCCAAACGCAAAACCTGCTGTTTAACTGCTTCGGCAATTGTCTCGCGGGCGTGCCCTGCATTCACGCACCAAAGCCCCGCAGTACCATCTAAAATTGAGCGGTTATCATCGCTTGTAAAGTGCATATCTTTCGCCGATACCAGCATTCGCGGATTGGCTTTAAACTGTCGGTTGGCCGTGAAGGGCATCCAGTAAGCGTCCATATTTGTCATCGTTTTTTTATCTTTTTATATTGATGATTCTCCCTCCAAACTATAACTTGCTACCGATTGCAGAGGGCCCGACACTTATTATAATTTTACAAACATCTCTTTTAAACGAACCGCGAAGACGCAAAGAGCGCGAAGGAAGAGAAGAAAGAGGTTTTTATCATTTTGAAGTAGAGTATTTGCCTGAAGACATCTACCTATCTTCTTCTTTCTTTTCCTTCGCGCCTTTGCGGTTAATTAAATAGATATTCTTTAATTAACGATCGCCTCCACAGACTCATGCTGCAACAAACCAGTTAGCATTTTCACAGGCCGCTCCCCGTAGGGCCAGGCGAAAGCATGGCGGAAAGCAGCTTCTTGACACGCTTGCAACTGCCGAAAATCAATGATATCCAAAGTTAACAAATTCTCGTACTCGAAAGGCAATCGCACGTTGTGCAATCCCGCGTTGTCAGTACAAATGGCAATATCGACGCCAGCTTCAAAACATCGATCGAACACAACCTTCAATTCGCGCATATCTTGCAAGGTTCCCGTTTTGAGATAGGTAGTCGGGCAAACTTCCAAGCATTGACCCCTGCGCGCGACTTCTGGCAGCAGTTCGGGATATTTTAAGGGAATTTGAATCCCGTGGCCGATACGCATCAGATAGGGCAAAAGTTCGGGATAACAGCCAGAGGTAGTTTCGTAGAGGTGGCCGGTAGTTTTGATGCCGATCGACCTCGCGTACTGGTACAATCCGACAAACTCCTCCAAACGTTCCCCTATACAATCATCGCCGCCAGCTATATCGATCGCGCAAACATATTCTCCCATCCCGGCCGCCAAATCTACGATCGCCCGATTCACCTCATAAGGTAAACGCGAGTGCATACACAAAATTTGGCTGGTAACAATCGGACAATCGCTAATTTGACTTGCCTTGCCCACAACCTTTACAATTTCTGCCATCAAATCAATGCGTTCTGACTGATTCAAATGTTCTGGAGTCCGCAAATAAGGCGTATAGCGCAACTCCAAATAAGCCAGATTTTCAAACACGTAAGCGCCCCGCATCAACCGATAGATAAAATAAGGCAAAGTCTCAACAGTTTGAACGCTTTCTACCAGTGTGTGCAGTTCCAAATACTCATTGAGAGTATTGCGCGGACGAGTGTAAAACTCCTCAAACTCCGAGTATTCTTGAAATCGATTAACCATCTCAGCATTGTGGCGATCGAAATACCGCCACAGCACCCTAGGAACAACAGAACCACCCAGATGGCGGTGCAACTCAGCGTGTAAAGTCATGGCAACAAAGCCTCTATTTTCTCAATCTTAACAAAAATTAATTTGACCGAAAATAATGGGGTCTGTTGCCCCCGGACTCGTCTGTGGCTCGCCTCTCACTAATATGCGTAGCCGATCGACCTGTGAACCGATGTATGCGGGGCGTAGCCTCTAAAATCTAAAATCCAAAATCTAAAATCTAAAATTGATTGACATTTTGGACGTATTCATACATAATCGGAGATTGTGTCAACCTGAACTGAACGCGAGAAACCCTTGGCTAACGTAGTTGTGATCGGCGCCCAGTGGGGCGATGAAGGAAAAGGCAAAATTACCGATTTGCTCAGCAAATCCGCAGATATCGTTGTCCGCTACCAAGGGGGCGTCAACGCGGGTCACACCGTGGTAGTTAACGGTCAGACTTTCAAGCTGCACTTAATTCCGTCCGGAATTCTCTACCCTGATAAAGAGTGTATCATCGGCTGTGGCACGGTCATTGACCCGAAAGTTTTAATTGCAGAGTTAGATCAGCTAGAGGCACTGAATATTTCGACAGCCTCCCTGATGATTTCGGAGACGGCTCACGTGACGATGCCCTATCATCGATTAATTGATGTAGCATCGGAAACCCAGCGGGGAAATTATAAAATCGGGACCACGGGACGCGGAATTGGCCCTACTTACGCCGACAAGTCCGAACGCACTGGCATTCGGATGCTAGATTTAATGGACTTGGAAGGGTTGCAAGAACAATTGGAATGGACGATTAATTGTAAAAATGTCCTTCTCGAAAAACTCTACAATTTGCCGCCTCTAAATCCGCAAGAGGTAATTGATGAATATCGAGTTTATGCGGAACGTTTGCGGCCGCACGTAGTAGATAGTTCGCTGAAGATTTATGAGGGAATTCACAAGCGGAAAAATATTCTGTTTGAAGGCGCGCAAGGCACTTTATTAGACTTAGACCACGGCACTTATCCTTACGTTACTTCCAGCAATCCCATCGCTGGCGGTGCTTGTGTGGGAACCGGAGTCGGCCCAACAGCAATTGATCGCGTAATTGGCGTAGCAAAAGCTTATACAACCCGCGTCGGAGAAGGCCCTTTCCCTACCGAAATGGTAGATGGAATAGGCGCAATTTTGGGCGATCGAGGTGCAGAATTCGGCACAACAACCGGTCGCAAACGCCGCTGCGGTTGGTTCGACGCAGTAATCGGCCGCTACGCAGTCCGCATCAACGGCCTTGACTGTCTGGCAATTACCAAACTAGATGTTTTGGATGAATTAGAAGAAATAAAAGTTTGCGTTGCTTACGAAATTGACGGCGAAAGATGTGTTGATTTCCCGAAAAGTTCCCGGATATTTGCTCACTGCAAACCTATTTACGAAAGCCTTCCCGGTTGGAAACAGTCTACGGAAGAGTGCCGGAATTTGGAAGATTTGCCGCAGCAAGCTTTGGATTATCTGAAGTTTTTGGCAGATTTGATGGAAGTGCCGATCGCCATTGTTTCTCTCGGTGCCAGCCGCGACCAAACTATTATTGTAGAAGACCCGATTCACGGCCCGAAACGCGCTTTGCTTTCTGCCGACGGCCATCCCGCCAAACCATTTTAGGTTTGAGATTTTAGATTGGGAAAGATTGATGGGGAGATTGGGAGAGTTGAAGAGGCCGAGATTCGGAGAATAGCCCAATTCGCAATTCCCAATTCCCAATTATTATTATCAAATATTCAGCGAATTTAATTAACTTCGATCGCTGTAGCATAAATTTGATAAAATGTAAAAACAATCAACAGAAAGTCATAAAATGGAACTCGCAGTAGAATGTCAAAAGCGGGCAGAAGGCAGCAAACCTAACGCCCTCCGCCGCTCTGGATTGATTCCCGCCGTCCTCTACGGCCACAAAGGCTCTGAATCCATTTCCCTTACCATCAAAGCCAAAACAGTTGAACACCTGCTCAAAAAGCACGTAGTCAACAATGCCCTAATTGACCTGAGCATTCCCGACCTCTCTTGGAGCGGAAAAACCTTGCTGCGGGAAGTTCAAGTTCATCCTTGGAAAGGCTATCCTTACCACCTGAGCTTTTTCTCCGTGGCGACTCAAGACAGCCTGGAAGTTGAATTGTCACTGCGTTTTGTCGGCGAACCAGTCGGCGTCAAGTTAGAAGGCGGCATCTTGGATACCGTGCTGACGCAACTGGCAGTTAAGTGCAAACCTGACAGCATTCCTGAAGCAATTGAAGTAGATATTTCTAATTTAAAGGTTGGGGATGCGGTGCACATTCATGAATTAGTTTTGCCTGAGGGAGTGGTAGCTCTCGGCGAACCAGATCAGGTGGTTGTTACGGTGCTGGGAATTCAAGCAGGTTCTGAACCAGAAGACGCAGAAGAAGACGCAGAGGCAGCAGCTTGATTAGTAATTGCTAATAGTTGTTAACTAATTGTTGAAAAAAAAAGGGCGATCGCTTTCTCCCAAAAGGGCGATCGTTTTTTGCTAAAAAGGCTATTCTCCTTTGGGTTGGCTCGCACATTTTCCGCCGTTTGTAATATTTTTTAGGCGGACTCCCTTGCCCAGTCCACAAGAAAGCCTCGCACAAGCAAGAACCGGCATGGTTTACTTTACTTTACAAAAGGGGCGATCGACCCGAAGGTACAAAAGTCGGGACTGGCGCACAAATCTCCCAGAAACCTTACTGATTCTTACATATTTAGCCGTACAATCAAAAAATCAGCCGAGAATCCCGGTTACTCGCCAGCACCGAGAGTCAAAAAAATTAAGAATTGGGGGAACAAGCCCGCTACTCTTAGTGTCAAACGCGAGTATAATTGTGAAACGTTTTGACTACCCTATTTAATTCCTGCCTCTGGAGCCGCCGCCCATATGCCATCAACAGTGAGTACAGAATCAACAGCGGTTCAATTTAACCAACAGGGAGAAATATACTTATCCCAAGGAAAAGTAGAAGAAGCGATCGCATCCTGCGAGCAAGCTTTGAAGATTCACCCCAATTTTGCACCAGCTTACAAGACTTTGGGCAACGCGCTGCAAGCTCAAGGCAGGATGGAAGAGGCGCGGCACTGGTACGCTAAAGCGATTGAAATAGAACCGAATTTTGCGGAAGTATACGCGAATTTGGGCAGCCTGGGCGCCCAGCAGCAAAAATGGCAGGAGGCGATCGGATTTTATCAAAAGGCGATCACGATTAAGCCGAATTTCGCGGGAGTGTACCGGAATTTAGCAAAAGTATTTGGACAAATTAGCAAACCGGAAGAAGCGCAGCAGTGCTGGTATCAAGCATTTAGTTTGGAACCGGAAAAAGTAGCGCCTGGGGAACACTTGAATATGGGCGACGCTTTTTTTCGGCAGGAAAAATTCCCCGAAGCGATCGCTTGTTACGATCGCGCCATAAAATTAAATCCTAATGTGGCGACTGCTTACCAAAATTTGGGCGAAGCGCTAAAAAAACAAGGCAAGTTAGAGGAAGCGACAGCATATTATCGCAAAGCAATTGAACTCAACGCAGCTCATGCGAGAAACGGTAGCGAGGGACAGCAAAGTTTAGGGGGTGCAACTGCGACAAACGGTGCAGTTAAGCAGCAGCCCGCAGCCACCCCAGTGAAGCCGCCAGTTAAGCCACCAGTGCAGCCGCCAGTGCAGCCGCCAGTTCAGCAGGCAGTTAATTCTACAATTAATATAGAAGATCCAGAAGCATACAAAATACTGGCAGAAGGCTATT includes:
- a CDS encoding TldD/PmbA family protein — protein: MVQLTAKISANELANLAVDLIRKTGCEYGDVRFCSYRRQNLYARDRSLSQLSDNVSSGFGVRVLLDGAWGFAASHSKTPAEVARIVALAVEIAKGSRLTQKEPVRLVPVEKYVDTYITPIAIDPFSVPVADKAELLLTINEKLLAHGAQGIKKADSFLQSSREDKVFASTEGSLIEQTIYRSYPGFSCTAIAGGDAQSRSYERPPLNIGYEHINPDDLLSQVERVAAEAIEKVRATKIPAGICKSLILKPTNLYLTIHESVGHPTELDRVYGYESNFAGTSFATTDKLNKLQYAAPWVNFKCDRTQPGGRSTMGYDDEGVKSQDWYVVKDGILVDYLTDRETAYRLGRGSSNGSAYADSWSSVPMVRIPNLGLEPGPDGGSHTATLAEMIADTEDGILIDGMGSYSIDQQRRNFQFGGDAFWKVEKGKVVGMLKDVTYQAMTTDFWNQIDAIGPASELVQCGTNICGKGEPMQVAQMTHACVPVRVRNIQIG
- a CDS encoding aspartate aminotransferase family protein codes for the protein MTNMDAYWMPFTANRQFKANPRMLVSAKDMHFTSDDNRSILDGTAGLWCVNAGHARETIAEAVKQQVLRLDYSPAFQMGHPGAFELAERLVKMIPGNFDRVFFTNSGSESVETALKIAIAYHRVKGEGTRQRLIGRERGYHGVGFGGISVGGIGTNRKFFGSLLTGVDHLPHTHNLEHNAFSRKQPEWGAHLADELERIVALHDASNIAAVIVEPVAGSTGVLIPPKGYLERLRAICDKYGILLIFDEVITGFGRLGSSFATEYFGVVPDIVTAAKGITNGTVPMGAVFVKEGIYDAFMNAPENAIELFHGYTYSGHPLACAAALATLDIYEEERLFERADKMADYWENAVHSLKGVRHVIDVRNLGLVAGIELESIAGKPGKRAFDCFLQCYEKGLLIRTTGDIIALSPPLIIEKEHIDRIVEILTGVLQEME
- a CDS encoding adenosine deaminase — its product is MTLHAELHRHLGGSVVPRVLWRYFDRHNAEMVNRFQEYSEFEEFYTRPRNTLNEYLELHTLVESVQTVETLPYFIYRLMRGAYVFENLAYLELRYTPYLRTPEHLNQSERIDLMAEIVKVVGKASQISDCPIVTSQILCMHSRLPYEVNRAIVDLAAGMGEYVCAIDIAGGDDCIGERLEEFVGLYQYARSIGIKTTGHLYETTSGCYPELLPYLMRIGHGIQIPLKYPELLPEVARRGQCLEVCPTTYLKTGTLQDMRELKVVFDRCFEAGVDIAICTDNAGLHNVRLPFEYENLLTLDIIDFRQLQACQEAAFRHAFAWPYGERPVKMLTGLLQHESVEAIVN
- a CDS encoding adenylosuccinate synthase, with amino-acid sequence MANVVVIGAQWGDEGKGKITDLLSKSADIVVRYQGGVNAGHTVVVNGQTFKLHLIPSGILYPDKECIIGCGTVIDPKVLIAELDQLEALNISTASLMISETAHVTMPYHRLIDVASETQRGNYKIGTTGRGIGPTYADKSERTGIRMLDLMDLEGLQEQLEWTINCKNVLLEKLYNLPPLNPQEVIDEYRVYAERLRPHVVDSSLKIYEGIHKRKNILFEGAQGTLLDLDHGTYPYVTSSNPIAGGACVGTGVGPTAIDRVIGVAKAYTTRVGEGPFPTEMVDGIGAILGDRGAEFGTTTGRKRRCGWFDAVIGRYAVRINGLDCLAITKLDVLDELEEIKVCVAYEIDGERCVDFPKSSRIFAHCKPIYESLPGWKQSTEECRNLEDLPQQALDYLKFLADLMEVPIAIVSLGASRDQTIIVEDPIHGPKRALLSADGHPAKPF
- a CDS encoding 50S ribosomal protein L25/general stress protein Ctc, which translates into the protein MELAVECQKRAEGSKPNALRRSGLIPAVLYGHKGSESISLTIKAKTVEHLLKKHVVNNALIDLSIPDLSWSGKTLLREVQVHPWKGYPYHLSFFSVATQDSLEVELSLRFVGEPVGVKLEGGILDTVLTQLAVKCKPDSIPEAIEVDISNLKVGDAVHIHELVLPEGVVALGEPDQVVVTVLGIQAGSEPEDAEEDAEAAA